In the genome of Sphingomonas sp. LR60, the window TCATGGCCGCCCATGCCGCCCTGGATGCGCGGCAACGACTGCGCCACCGCCTGCGCACGCTCGGCGACGCCGTCACCGATCAGCGTTAGTTTCTCGCCATAGGTCTCGTGCATCAACATGCCCTGATCGCCGATGTAGAGCACGCCCCCGCCCGGATCCATCCGCGCGCCCGCCGGCATCCCCAGCGGACTCGGCGGCATCAACCCGCCGTCATACCACGTCATGCGGATCGGCCCGCCCTTGGCGTTGCCGAAGTCGAAATAGGTCACGGTCGCCAGCGGATAGCTGCCGTCGCCGGGGTTCTTCGGATTACCCCACACGCTGTGCCGCGTCTCGACACGCGTCGGCAATCCCAGCTCCAGCGCCCAGACCGGGAAGTCGACCAGATGCGCACCCATGTCGCCCAGCGCGCCGGTTCCGAACGGCGTCCAGCCGCGCCAGTTGAAATGCGCGTACATCGGGTTGTAGCCCCAATCGACCGGCGCCGGCCCGCGCCACGCATCCCATTCGAGCGAGGCCGGTGTCGCGACCGCGTCCGGCCGCGCGACGCCCTGCGGCCAGATCGGACGGTTGGTCCACACCTGCACCTCGCGCACGCGCCCGATCGCGCCGCCGCGCAGGATCTCGACGGCGCGCCGCCCGTCGTCGCCCGAATGGCCCTGATTGCCCATCTGCGTGACCAGCTTGGCATTGTCGCGGGCCAGCGCCGCGAGCACGCGCCCCTCGCGCACGGTGTAGGTCAGCGGCTTCTGCACATAGACGTGCAACCCGCGCTGCATCGCCCATTTCGCCGCGACTGCGTGATGATGGTCGGGCGCGGCGATCACCACCGCGTCCAGATCCTTGCGCGTGTCGAGCATCCGCCGGTAATCGCCGTACTTCTCGGCCTTGTCATACGCGGCCTTCAGCGCGGCGCGCTTCGGATCGGCGACCGACTTGGCGACATGCGCCATGTCGACGTCGCACATCGCGACGATGTTCTGCGACGTCAGGTTCGCCATGTTCGACGCCCCCATCCCGCCCGCGCCGATCACCGCCACGTTGACACGGTCGTTCGCGCCGCGCCGCCGCGTGCGTGCAGCGGCCGAGACGGGCGTGCTGCCCAACCCCGCCGCCAGCGCCGCGGCACCGCCCAGCCAGCTTCGCCGGTCGATCGTCATCCATGCCTCTCCCGATTATGTCGGCGGCACGATGATCGGAAAGGACAGCAAGCACAACCCATTGCGAACTCTCCCCTCCCCTTCAGGGGAGGGGAGAAGCATTTACCTCACGGCAGCGGATAAGGCCCCTTCCCGCCATCCTTGATGAAGCGATCGACGCGCTGGTCGATCATCGGCAACGGCACCGAGCCCAGGCTGAGCATCGCATCGTGGAAGGCGCGGATATCGAACTTCCCGCCCAACGCTTTCTGCGCCTTCGCCTTGGCATCGAGGAACGCCAGCTCACCCGTATAATAGCTGAGCGCCTGCCCCGGCCATGCGATGTACCGATCGACCTCGGTGGTGATTTCGTGGTTCGACAAAGCGGTGTTGTCGCGCAGGTACTTCTGCGCCTGCTCGCGCGTCCAGCCCTTGGCGTGAATGCCGGTGTCGACCACCAGCCGCGCCGCGCGCCACATCTGGTACGACAGCATCCCGAACGTCTCATAGGGCGTCTCGT includes:
- a CDS encoding Gfo/Idh/MocA family protein, which gives rise to MTIDRRSWLGGAAALAAGLGSTPVSAAARTRRRGANDRVNVAVIGAGGMGASNMANLTSQNIVAMCDVDMAHVAKSVADPKRAALKAAYDKAEKYGDYRRMLDTRKDLDAVVIAAPDHHHAVAAKWAMQRGLHVYVQKPLTYTVREGRVLAALARDNAKLVTQMGNQGHSGDDGRRAVEILRGGAIGRVREVQVWTNRPIWPQGVARPDAVATPASLEWDAWRGPAPVDWGYNPMYAHFNWRGWTPFGTGALGDMGAHLVDFPVWALELGLPTRVETRHSVWGNPKNPGDGSYPLATVTYFDFGNAKGGPIRMTWYDGGLMPPSPLGMPAGARMDPGGGVLYIGDQGMLMHETYGEKLTLIGDGVAERAQAVAQSLPRIQGGMGGHEMNWIRAIRGQEAISSPFATAVPLTETMLLGVVALKAGQPIDYDGAASRVTNVADANRYLDREYRKGWEL